From Macadamia integrifolia cultivar HAES 741 unplaced genomic scaffold, SCU_Mint_v3 scaffold_185A, whole genome shotgun sequence, the proteins below share one genomic window:
- the LOC122071064 gene encoding protein LEAD-SENSITIVE 1-like, whose protein sequence is MGLFSNRIDRGSLNPGDHIYTWRNAFVYAHHGIYVGNDKVIHFTRGRGQEGGTGTMRDVLLSPPQYQLCSTCSQLEERHGVVSHCLDCFLAGGVLKRFEYGVSRAVFLANIRGGTCTTAVSNPDDIVIHRATNLLKNGFGSYNLFKNNCEDFAIYCKTSLLVVNQEGFGQSGQAISLIGASVSAALASPLRVVTSNVYGIAAITIGCYCSLRYASDIGMRKDVVEVAVEDLSDYFPWYDSINETKTELLHREVPINNPNHDLQELQEEVRWLREEVQGLREDLQGLREVMRRLQQEERSGKIRFDEIEKLVASMKLVCHFVLVFFGVFVAICIGQKI, encoded by the exons GATCGACAGAGGCAGCTTGAATCCGGGCGATCACATCTACACATGGAGGAATGCTTTTGTTTACGCCCATcacg GCATCTATGTTGGAAATGATAAGGTAATCCActtcaccagaggaagaggTCAAGAAGGGGGGACTGGAACTATGAGGGATGTTCTTCTATCACCACCCCAATATCAGCTCTGTTCCACCTGCTCACAATTAGAAGAAAGACATGGAGTAGTCTCTCACTGTCTAGATTGCTTTCTTGCTGGTGGAGTCCTGAAACGTTTCGAGTATGGTGTTAGTCGTGCTGTCTTTCTAGCAAACATAAGGGGTGGAACATGCACCACTGCTGTCTCAAACCCAGATGATATTGTAATCCACAGAGCAACCAATCTGCTTAAAAATGGCTTTGGGTCTTACAATCTTTTCAAGAACAACTGTGAAGATTTTGCCATTTATTGTAAGACCAGTCTGCTTGTTGTCAATCAAGAAGGATTTGGTCAGAGTGGCCAGGCAATATCATTAATAGGTGCATCTGTTTCTGCGGCCTTGGCATCACCCTTGCGCGTTGTTACCTCCAACGTCTATGGGATAGCAGCAATAACGATCGGGTGCTACTGTTCACTACGGTATGCTTCAGATATTGGCATGAGGAAGGATGTAGTGGAGGTAGCAGTGGAAGATCTCAGTGACTACTTCCCTTGGTATGATTCCATTAATGAAACAAAAACCGAGCTTCTGCATAGAGAAGTACCAATAAACAATCCCAACCATGATTTACAAGAATTGCAAGAGGAGGTGCGATGGTTGAGAGAGGAGGTGCAAGGGTTGCGAGAGGATTTGCAGGGATTACGAGAGGTGATGCGGAGGTTGCAGCAGGAGGAGCGTAGTGGGAAAATTAGATTCGATGAAATAGAAAAGCTTGTTGCGTCAATGAAGCTTGTTTGTCATTTTGTATTAGTTTTTTTTGGTGTATTTGTAGCAATTTGTATTGgccaaaaaatatga